Within the Tursiops truncatus isolate mTurTru1 chromosome 19, mTurTru1.mat.Y, whole genome shotgun sequence genome, the region ATCTTTTTACACGAGGAGTTTTTCACTAGAAATGGAATGGACACCACTCAGAGATCCCAGACTTGGAAGTGGAAGCAAAGATGTGAAGCCCTGGGTGAGGAAGAGACTACACATGTTTTTGGTTATAAGAGAGGTATGATAGGTTAAGTAGGAGGGTGCATATACATATTAGAGTAACTGAAAATGGAGAGAGTGAAGAAAATGTTGACATATGGGCTAGGCAAGGGCCTGCTATACTggaaatcttttgttttttcctttgctgttgcTTAGCAAATGAGTAACAATTCTATGAATGACAAACTGCCCAAAGAATTAGTATGAGTGGAAGGTAGAGCCCATCTACAACTATGGACTCTCCAGGAAACACTAGGCACTGGTGGCCCTGGCATCTTAACCTTCCACACAACTCAGGTGCAGGCACAGCCTATGATCCACCAGAACCAGGCACTTGCCCAGACTTCGAATCAGAAGATATAGTTAGTTCTTTACTATATCTCAAGGAGCTTTGGGAACACTAAGGAACTCTCATGGCTCTGCAGCATGATTCAGCAGTTGTTTCTGTGAAGCCCTGAACATTGTCTTTCTTGCCAGTTCTTGAAGCCACCTAGTATCTTCTGAATCAGCTGGTTAGAACTGGCTCATGTGCTTTCCAATTAAGAACCCAGGCTGCTATAATTTGTAAAGAGCAATATGCAATTTACTGATGTGACTCATCAAGTCTTCTAAAGGGAAACTGAGTCCATGTGCAACCTCTTTCAGCAAACAGGAAGAATACTGATTTTTCAAGATAAAGTTCTAAAGGGTAGGTAAGATTAATTGGTCTTCTCAAGTACGTTAAATGAGACATACGAAATAAAGGGTACTGATTAAGTACAAAATccaaaagaaatttagaaatataaaaggcATATCTGAAAACAGCATCAAAAAGTCTGGATTCCCTCCCCACTCCAAGCTGAAATCTCTTTggacaaaaaaaacacaaaaacaggggcttcccaggtggtgcagcggtggagaatccacctgccaatgcaggagacacaggttcaagccctggtctgggaagatcccacatgccgcaaagcaactaagcccctgtgccacactactgagcctgcgctctagagcctgtgagccacagctactggaacccacatgccacaactactgaagccgacgcgcctagagcccacgctccacaagagaaggcaccgcaatgagaagcccgcacactgcaacaaacagtagctccaggagcttccctggtggcgcagtggttgagagaccgcctgccgatgcaggggacacgggttcgtgccccggtccgggaagatcccacatgccgcagagcggctgggcctgtgagccatggccgctgagcctgcgcgtccagagcctgtgctcctcaacgggagaggccacaacagtgagaggcccgcgtaccgcaaaaaaaaaagagtagctccggctcaccacaattagagaaagtccacgtgcagcaacgaaaacccaacacagccaaaaatagataaataaattaatttataaaaacaataaaaacaaacaaaaacattaaaagcacgTTTATCTTTGTCAGGCCTAGGAGTAAGCTGAAACATCAAACCACAAAATAAGGTGAACAAAGTACAAAAGTACTGAAGACTAAGCAGGAGTATGGGAGGAaacatgatgactacagttaacgCTGCTGAATGGTACATTTTAAAGCTGCTAAGAGAGCAAATCCTAAGATTTCtctccacaggaaaaaaaacccactttttttctttttcttcttttagtatctatatgagatgatggatgttaactcattgtggtaatcatttcactatatatatatatatatatatatatatatatatatatatatatatatatatatatttggctgtgCTTGTGGGATATtaatccctgaccagggattgaacccacggcCCCGGCAGTGacagtgtggagtcctaaccactggacggccagggaagtccccacttcaCAATAtttgtaagtcaagtcattatgctgtacatgtTAAacttatgtcaattatatctcgataaaactataaaaacgttttaaaaaattagttctaGGAGAGAGAGTATTCTTTAACAtccatgtattttaaaacactttggtCACCTTTcacttatttctaattttactggaATATGGTGAAAGAAATTTGGCCTGTCAAATCTCTATACATTTTGCTATGGCAAAGTACAATTTTACTTCGTGAATTTTACACAAAAATTTTTATGCAGGGGACATATGTGGTTATATATGTGTCATACATATGTCATTAAAATCAAGTTACTGATTCCCCCTTTTAAACCTAAATTTTAGGTTCAGAggtttaattatgtatttttagcACACTGTCACTTTAACTTCTCTTCATTATTGGtcgaccattttttaaaagaataccttTCCTACAGAGGGAAATTACTGAGCAAataatgaaattaacatttttgtttatttagtggATCTACCCTACTTCAAAACACTTGGCAACCATAATTCACCACCTAGGAACTGATGTAATACTTATGACTTAGTGCACACAGATGACTCATATTCAACCTGGCCAATAAACACACATACTCACTTCAAAATTCTTTGCagttttatcaatttcattttcaatgaaatatttttaacactAAAAAGATTAGTTTGAGATAAACCCCTTCCAAAACTTGAAATCTTCACAGGCTTCCTTCTTAGCCCAGTTGGTTTTAATCTCATTTGTACAATCCTGTCTCCTGTCTCCTGTCTTCAAAGTAAGATTCAACATGCCCAGTGAAAATCATCCACTTGTACCTAGCACTGGTATTGGTTTTATCTATAATTTTGGGGAAAAGAAGCCTAACCATGTCCCACTACCAAATTAGCATTTTCACAATTTTATGTCCTCCCCCAAAGGCAGTGCACAGAGAACCCCTTCTCTTCCTCTATCTGTGCATTCATGGACTGAAGATTCTCCTGGGGTGGGCAGTCAGTTTTCCAGCCGTCAACAACTGTTCCCCCAGAACTTCAGTCACTGTGAGGTGTGCTGCACTCTCTGGCTTAACCCTCATAAAGATGAATCCACTTAGGGTTATATCCTGGGGACAGAATTTACTAAGGGTAACCCCTATTAGATAtcactttagtttttttttttttttcttctttctccagggaATTTACCTCTATGCTCTGGTCTCTCAGTTCAACTCTCAGCCTATTTTTCAATAACTCTCTGGGATCAGAGGTTTCAGGTCCATGACAATCCACAGAATTAGAATTCATGATAAGGGGCAAAGGCCAGAAAGACTTGTGAACCAAATCTAAAAAACCAATGAGAAGCTACAAATATTACCTCACTAAAAGCATTCTTGTGTGCTTAATTTAGATGGCAAGCACTTAGCCAGGGCAGTACCTTCCCATTCAGAGGATTCTCACATTAGGGAACATatcccagaggaaaaaaagacaatactacatgaggggagagaagaaaaaaaaaaaaaaaacaccataaaaATAAAGCTCCTTTATACTGCTTTTGATATATGGGTTAAAAAAAGCCCATATGCCCTCCTTACTGCCCATGCATTCTCAGTCCCTCTGGCTTAAATTTCCAGTTCCACATTCACagggaaatattttattctcaatGAGGAACATTCCTGGGAATCTAAGTCCTAAGGAGTAACCTGTTCATGCTAATCCAAATGGAACTCTCAGAACCCTGAGGGATCTTTGCTATCTGACTGTCAGGTCTTTCCTAAATGGTCAAAGAGATGGAAATGTTTGTACTTTTTTGACTATTACTCATATCATTTGTTAGTATTATAAAAAAgcatacacaaaaaaaaacaggcataAGCCTAAAATTAAAACAGATACACCTAGAATCCCTTTAGACCCTGATCCAAACACAAATATCTTATCATGATGGTTCTAGAAATGAATGTTCTATACTCTTGCCCTGCATTTTTCAGTTCATATCATagccatttccctaatttttacAAAATCTTCACATATAAGAGAAAGTGCTGTATGAAACTGATTACTAAGTAGCTGCTAGGGAAATCATGTTGGAAAATGATACACTGAAATGCCGTTTTCCAGCCTAAGTTCTAATAACTACAGCAATTTTCCAACCTTCTCAACAACAAGCCCACTGGTATCAGcattctcatttattctttattggAAAAGAGGTCCACCTCACTGGCAATCACTCCACAGCATACTGCCCATTTAATGGTAATTCTCTCAAAGTCAGGTCGAAGTGCTTTCTACAAGGAAAAGCGCCAGTAGTTATTACTTTTGTGGGAATGTGTTATAAGGGCCAAGTTTGATTTTTTAACATGGAACtgttaagtaaaatatttgatagtttttctctgtttcttccccaGAACAAATTTCCAGATACACAATAACAGAGAGCTAACTGAAAGCTTTTTCCAGACACATTGTTTTCATAGTAGTTCTTTCCAATACATGTAATCCTGGAggaatggaaggagggaaggaggaaatgaggggctgaagggagggaggaagggaaggagggagcgagggagagaaggagggaaggagggagggatataCTCTGGCTGAAAGATTTCCAAACTagttacattcatagggtttctcttcAATATGAGTTGCCTGATGCCTAATAAGTTTAGAACTATTAATGAAAGCTTTCCCACACTGATTACATGtaaagggtttctctccagtatgagttcTTTGATGTACAATAAGTCGAGCACTCAAGCTGAATGTTTTTCCACATTggttacattcatagggtttctctccagtatgagttcTCTGATGTTGAGTAAGGCATGAACTCTGCCTGAAGGATTTTCCACACTGACTGCACTCATAGGGCTTTTCTCCAgtatgagttctctgatgtaCAACAAGAACATAACTCTGGCTGAAGGACTTCCCACACTgattacattcatagggtttttctccagtatgaGTTCTCTGATGCATAACAAGGTGAGAACTGCGGTTGAAAGATttcccacactcattacattcgtagggtttctctccagtatgagttcTTTGGTGTGCAACCAGTTGAGAACTCCAGCTGAAGGATTTTCCACACTGATTACATTCAAAGGGTTTTTCTCCTGTGTGACTCCTCTGATGCGCGACAAGTTTGTAACTTTGACTAAAGGACTTTCCACATTGATTGCATTCATAGGGCttttctccagtatgaattctttgATGGGCAATAAGCTTATAGCTCTGGATAAATGATTTCCCACATTGATTACATTCgtagggcttctctccagtatgagttcTTTGATGTGCAATAAGTTTGTAGCTCTGCCTGAATGACTTTCCACACTGACTGCATTCATAaggcttctctccagtatgagttcTCTGATGCACGACAAGGACATAGCTCTGGCTAAAGGATTTCCCACACTGATTGCAtctgtaaggtttctctccagtatgagttcTCTGATGGGAAACAAGGTGAGAGCTGCGGCTGAATGATTTCCCACACTCgttacattcataaggtttctcccCTGTGTGAGTTCTCTGATGTGCAACAAGATGAGAGCTCCAGCTGAAGGATTTCCCACACTGATTACATTCAAAGGGTTTCTCTTCAGAATGATTTCTCATGTTTTGAGCAAGGGATGAACTCTGGGaggttttattacatttatactGACTCTCTTCAACAGGGATTCTCTGTTGTTCATTATGGGATATGCTGTGGTTCAAAACTTGCCCATGTTCCTTAAAATCAAAGGATTTTCCTTGTGCATGTATCTTCTCATGTAGATTTAGGGGTTTATCATGGCTAAAGTGTTGAATACTGTCACTAAATCCATAGGATTTATCTTCTGTTTGAGcttttgtaaactgaaaaaaatgaatgctcTGGGGGAGGTTtccacattctttattttcacagAGTTTCTCACTATCATTAATCATCTGATGAGTGTTTACCATAGAAttataatgaaattttttaaCATGTGAAGCATGTTTATGAAAATGGTTTCTTATGGGTATCATCTGTGGTGAAAGAAGACTGTTATTTGGACCACGCTTCTCCTCAAGGTCATCACTTTTGCAGGCTCTCTCATGACTAATAGCTGTTCTGTGAGTGAATGTCACTTCCTTCAAAAgtctctcttgtttttcctgttgCTTCTCCAAAAGCTCCTTACAATCCTGAACTTCTTCACATGAAGATAACCAAGGATCATCTCTTGTCAACCTTTCTATCTTCACTCTGTAGGATGGTTCATCACCAAAACTGCTCTGCTTTGATGTTGATTCTCTTCTTCCAAGTGCAGTTGCCGACTCTGGaaggaagcaaaataaaacacCCTAGCCAAAAAAATGTTAGAGCTGGAATAGGGGAATGAAAGCTGACAAGAAAGTATGCAATTATATGTGGATTTGTTTTCAGCTATGGACCTATAACATGAATTGAGAAAGCAAAAGGATGGGATGAAGTAGTGAGCAGAGAACTACCATAGTCCAATAGTGTAACAAGGCATTAATATGAAACTATTTCAATCTTAGTGTTGCTGAATAAAAAGACTTTAGATGTCAAATATCTCCATATTCCAAAATAAGATCCCCTATGCAGAATCTACAGAATTGCAAAACAATTTTGCAATCCTTAGCAAAAAAAGAGGGTCCTTTCTACCTTCTTTAGTGCTAGATATATGttcactgaaatagaaattagtgtctacatttctagaaatttctggAGGCATGAAACTTGCTAGCACAGTCTGTGTTAGTAAAACAAGGTCAAACTACTTcgtgaaccaggaaaaaataatgGGGGCACTGTTATCCCAGGTTCCCTAAATGCCTTAGGGGCTAATATGGCCCCATGAATTCCTTTAGTTCCAAGTGAGAGAGGATGAAGATTAGCTCATAAACAGAAGCCTTGGTGGCTATTAGGCCAGGCAATATGAAGCGCACTTGGAAAAAGTGGTGATGTATAAGTCCACCAGGAGTGGGAGATGGAGAAATATGCAGCATGCCCTATGGGGATTTTTCAAACAAATCTTCTATACCTGTAATGACTCCCAAATGTCTGTTTCTCACCTGGATATGCATGTTGAGAAACTCTTTTTATACTTATCCCCTTGTTCCAACTAGGAGACTGCATCTGGTTTGAAAAGCCGATAGGGAAAGATACAGGACTTTGGGTATTTGGGCTGGGGACAAAAGAAAATCACTGCAGAATTTGGTCCCAGTCCTTGGCCTTTAGGAGCCAAGAAGACTGCATAAGCTCAAACCCAAGAATCTGTACCTTTGCTACCctacaaattaaaactaaatcTTCACTGGGGAATAAAAAGCACAAATGCAATCTATGTGTGGCCAAAATCATTCTGGCCTCTGAATTCCCTAGCTCTTGATCAATGGAAATGAGAAATCATTTCAATACATAGACTTCATTAAAGGGGATTGTACTCTTACCCCAAGAGACTAGGTGCCTGTGGTTCTCCAGGATCACACCTCTGTCCAGGGTCCTCCGGGCAGGGTTCAAAGTGCCTTCTTCCTCCTGAGTGAAGTCCACAGTCACTCTATGGAAGTTCACTCCTTCCTAAAAGAGGACACACATTCCTGCTCAGTTGGGTATCATTTCCTTCCAATGTTCACAGAGGAAAAGTTTGACAGgtggaagaaagaaaacctgATGGCCTGGAAATTGTCCTGAGATGATCACCGTTCAAAGGATTCTAGTCAAGGGATACAGGTACCTTCTAGGTGAGCCCCTTTGCGTTTTGGATGCTGGACCTATTTATATAACCCCAAAGAAGAACACCAGCTAAGAACTGACGTaaactgttttctctcttgttgaCCTTAAAGAAAATGCTTATTCTGATTTTTGCATTGGTGAATATAGAATTCCTACTTAGGAATTCCCTCCAAATTCCCGAGAAACTAACAGaacagggtcagcaaactttttctctcAGAGGTcagagagcaaatattttaggcttggcAAGCCATACAGTCTCTATCTAttacaactactcagctctggtGCTATAGCAagaaagcagcc harbors:
- the ZNF180 gene encoding zinc finger protein 180 isoform X4, whose product is MEERDEKPPGPLKASAQDCLLPQEIIVKVERDDAGSLAVASQEGVNFHRVTVDFTQEEEGTLNPARRTLDRGVILENHRHLVSWESATALGRRESTSKQSSFGDEPSYRVKIERLTRDDPWLSSCEEVQDCKELLEKQQEKQERLLKEVTFTHRTAISHERACKSDDLEEKRGPNNSLLSPQMIPIRNHFHKHASHVKKFHYNSMVNTHQMINDSEKLCENKECGNLPQSIHFFQFTKAQTEDKSYGFSDSIQHFSHDKPLNLHEKIHAQGKSFDFKEHGQVLNHSISHNEQQRIPVEESQYKCNKTSQSSSLAQNMRNHSEEKPFECNQCGKSFSWSSHLVAHQRTHTGEKPYECNECGKSFSRSSHLVSHQRTHTGEKPYRCNQCGKSFSQSYVLVVHQRTHTGEKPYECSQCGKSFRQSYKLIAHQRTHTGEKPYECNQCGKSFIQSYKLIAHQRIHTGEKPYECNQCGKSFSQSYKLVAHQRSHTGEKPFECNQCGKSFSWSSQLVAHQRTHTGEKPYECNECGKSFNRSSHLVMHQRTHTGEKPYECNQCGKSFSQSYVLVVHQRTHTGEKPYECSQCGKSFRQSSCLTQHQRTHTGEKPYECNQCGKTFSLSARLIVHQRTHTGEKPFTCNQCGKAFINSSKLIRHQATHIEEKPYECN
- the ZNF180 gene encoding zinc finger protein 180 isoform X5; translation: MEERDEKPPGPLKASAQEGVNFHRVTVDFTQEEEGTLNPARRTLDRGVILENHRHLVSWESATALGRRESTSKQSSFGDEPSYRVKIERLTRDDPWLSSCEEVQDCKELLEKQQEKQERLLKEVTFTHRTAISHERACKSDDLEEKRGPNNSLLSPQMIPIRNHFHKHASHVKKFHYNSMVNTHQMINDSEKLCENKECGNLPQSIHFFQFTKAQTEDKSYGFSDSIQHFSHDKPLNLHEKIHAQGKSFDFKEHGQVLNHSISHNEQQRIPVEESQYKCNKTSQSSSLAQNMRNHSEEKPFECNQCGKSFSWSSHLVAHQRTHTGEKPYECNECGKSFSRSSHLVSHQRTHTGEKPYRCNQCGKSFSQSYVLVVHQRTHTGEKPYECSQCGKSFRQSYKLIAHQRTHTGEKPYECNQCGKSFIQSYKLIAHQRIHTGEKPYECNQCGKSFSQSYKLVAHQRSHTGEKPFECNQCGKSFSWSSQLVAHQRTHTGEKPYECNECGKSFNRSSHLVMHQRTHTGEKPYECNQCGKSFSQSYVLVVHQRTHTGEKPYECSQCGKSFRQSSCLTQHQRTHTGEKPYECNQCGKTFSLSARLIVHQRTHTGEKPFTCNQCGKAFINSSKLIRHQATHIEEKPYECN
- the ZNF180 gene encoding zinc finger protein 180 isoform X3 → MRRNHLPQSMGTILAAPGSHRPSLRCIPWSQLYQKKTESKYELGTSGPCPCLEESMEERDEKPPGPLKASAQEGVNFHRVTVDFTQEEEGTLNPARRTLDRGVILENHRHLVSWESATALGRRESTSKQSSFGDEPSYRVKIERLTRDDPWLSSCEEVQDCKELLEKQQEKQERLLKEVTFTHRTAISHERACKSDDLEEKRGPNNSLLSPQMIPIRNHFHKHASHVKKFHYNSMVNTHQMINDSEKLCENKECGNLPQSIHFFQFTKAQTEDKSYGFSDSIQHFSHDKPLNLHEKIHAQGKSFDFKEHGQVLNHSISHNEQQRIPVEESQYKCNKTSQSSSLAQNMRNHSEEKPFECNQCGKSFSWSSHLVAHQRTHTGEKPYECNECGKSFSRSSHLVSHQRTHTGEKPYRCNQCGKSFSQSYVLVVHQRTHTGEKPYECSQCGKSFRQSYKLIAHQRTHTGEKPYECNQCGKSFIQSYKLIAHQRIHTGEKPYECNQCGKSFSQSYKLVAHQRSHTGEKPFECNQCGKSFSWSSQLVAHQRTHTGEKPYECNECGKSFNRSSHLVMHQRTHTGEKPYECNQCGKSFSQSYVLVVHQRTHTGEKPYECSQCGKSFRQSSCLTQHQRTHTGEKPYECNQCGKTFSLSARLIVHQRTHTGEKPFTCNQCGKAFINSSKLIRHQATHIEEKPYECN
- the ZNF180 gene encoding zinc finger protein 180 isoform X2; this encodes MRNHLPQSMGTILAAPGSHRPSLRCIPWSQLYQKKTESKYELGTSGPCPCLEESMEERDEKPPGPLKASAQDCLLPQEIIVKVERDDAGSLAVASQEGVNFHRVTVDFTQEEEGTLNPARRTLDRGVILENHRHLVSWESATALGRRESTSKQSSFGDEPSYRVKIERLTRDDPWLSSCEEVQDCKELLEKQQEKQERLLKEVTFTHRTAISHERACKSDDLEEKRGPNNSLLSPQMIPIRNHFHKHASHVKKFHYNSMVNTHQMINDSEKLCENKECGNLPQSIHFFQFTKAQTEDKSYGFSDSIQHFSHDKPLNLHEKIHAQGKSFDFKEHGQVLNHSISHNEQQRIPVEESQYKCNKTSQSSSLAQNMRNHSEEKPFECNQCGKSFSWSSHLVAHQRTHTGEKPYECNECGKSFSRSSHLVSHQRTHTGEKPYRCNQCGKSFSQSYVLVVHQRTHTGEKPYECSQCGKSFRQSYKLIAHQRTHTGEKPYECNQCGKSFIQSYKLIAHQRIHTGEKPYECNQCGKSFSQSYKLVAHQRSHTGEKPFECNQCGKSFSWSSQLVAHQRTHTGEKPYECNECGKSFNRSSHLVMHQRTHTGEKPYECNQCGKSFSQSYVLVVHQRTHTGEKPYECSQCGKSFRQSSCLTQHQRTHTGEKPYECNQCGKTFSLSARLIVHQRTHTGEKPFTCNQCGKAFINSSKLIRHQATHIEEKPYECN
- the ZNF180 gene encoding zinc finger protein 180 isoform X1, translated to MRRNHLPQSMGTILAAPGSHRPSLRCIPWSQLYQKKTESKYELGTSGPCPCLEESMEERDEKPPGPLKASAQDCLLPQEIIVKVERDDAGSLAVASQEGVNFHRVTVDFTQEEEGTLNPARRTLDRGVILENHRHLVSWESATALGRRESTSKQSSFGDEPSYRVKIERLTRDDPWLSSCEEVQDCKELLEKQQEKQERLLKEVTFTHRTAISHERACKSDDLEEKRGPNNSLLSPQMIPIRNHFHKHASHVKKFHYNSMVNTHQMINDSEKLCENKECGNLPQSIHFFQFTKAQTEDKSYGFSDSIQHFSHDKPLNLHEKIHAQGKSFDFKEHGQVLNHSISHNEQQRIPVEESQYKCNKTSQSSSLAQNMRNHSEEKPFECNQCGKSFSWSSHLVAHQRTHTGEKPYECNECGKSFSRSSHLVSHQRTHTGEKPYRCNQCGKSFSQSYVLVVHQRTHTGEKPYECSQCGKSFRQSYKLIAHQRTHTGEKPYECNQCGKSFIQSYKLIAHQRIHTGEKPYECNQCGKSFSQSYKLVAHQRSHTGEKPFECNQCGKSFSWSSQLVAHQRTHTGEKPYECNECGKSFNRSSHLVMHQRTHTGEKPYECNQCGKSFSQSYVLVVHQRTHTGEKPYECSQCGKSFRQSSCLTQHQRTHTGEKPYECNQCGKTFSLSARLIVHQRTHTGEKPFTCNQCGKAFINSSKLIRHQATHIEEKPYECN